The genomic window CATTTCCTGCTGTGGCGCGACTATTCACGGACCCAATTGTGATATTATTCCCGGTTTCAATGCTCACCACACCTCCGGCAGTAACCCCGGATGTGTTGATATTTCCCAGGACAATATTCCCGGTAGTGGTATTAACAGTGAGAGTTCCCCCCGTTCCCAGGTTGGCGCTACTATTGATATTTCCTGCGGTAATGCCGGTATTGGCACTCAGGACGATCGCCCCGCCATTGTCTGCCTGGGTCGTTAAGGGTCCGACAGCGACAGTTCCGGATGTACTCTCTAGGGTAATGTTGCCCGCCGTGAGATCCCGGGTGGTGATATTCCCCACAGCGGTGACTTGGGTATTGCCCTCGGTGGCGATCGGGCGGTTCAGATGAACGGTTCCCGTGGCATCAAGGGTCATCCCGCCCAATTCTACGGCGACTGGGGCATCTACCGTAATATCCCCGGCCTGAATTTCTAATCCTATCAAGGGAATTATATTCCCGATCGCCTTCATAATTTCTAGGTTACCTGTACCGCTATTTAAGGTCAACTCTTGGGAACCATTCACCGTTCCCCCAAGCTTAATCGGTCCATTTGCTGCGGAGGTATCCAGGGTAATATCTCGATTCAGTTGAATATTGCTGCTTTGAAGGGTAATCCCATTACTCTGGGTGGTAACAATATCCCCATCCAGAATTGTTTCAACTGCTGTGGCATTCAGTTCCGCTAAATTAGCAGTTTGTAAGCGAACTGTGCCATTTTCGGCCTTCAGGGTTAAGGCGCGATCGCCATGCAAGGTCCCGGCAAAAGTAATATCTCCCTGGCCCGTTTCCACTGCTGTATTATCCTCCAGGATAATGCTGTTGCCTTCAAAGGTAATTGAGGAATCATTTTCACCCCGAATTTCACCGGCGAGTTCTACGGTATTCCCTCGCAAAATCAGCGAATCTCTAAATTCTACCTTGGCCCGACCTGCTTCTAAGGTTGTAGTTCCGGTCCCGTCTGTCCGTCCGATGGTGATGGAATTAAACCCGGTTTGTAATAAATCCAGTTCCGTTGTACTCAGGGTTAATGCGGAATTATGGTCAATATTAATTCCCCCCAATTTGATATCTAAACTGGGAGTAAAAGGTTGTAAAACCAAATTCCCTTGACCCCGAATTGTCCCTCTAAAATTAATGTCATCAGCGGTTAATGTAATATCATTTAAAGAAGTAACTGCCCCGATGCTGGAATTAAAATTAATGCTGCTATTCCCGGCAGTTACGGTTAAATTTTGATTGCCGTTGACAGTCCCATCGAAGGTAATCTCTCCGTTCGTTGTTTCTACGGTGGCAGGATTGAGAAGTTGAATTTTTCTGGTGGTACTCAAGGTCACCGAAGCGTTATCCGTGCCTCGGACGGTATTATGCAGATTAATCATTCCCGTCTGCGATCGCACGGTCAGAGGGTCGCTGATTGCCACTTGATTCAAATCAATTGGTCCAGTCCCATCAGTCCGGCCAATGGTAATCGAATTAAATCCATTTTGAAATTGATTTAATTCAGTTAGAGTCAAGTCTAAAGCAGGGGTATTATTCTCTGCATACCCCGAGGCGATGGGTTGATTCGCGGTGAAGGGTTCTAAGGTGAGGTCACCTGTCCCGGAGACAGGACCGCCCAAGTCAATTTCCTCTCCTCGTAACCGGAGATTGCCCGTTAAGACTAAACTATCCCCGAAGTCCAGGAGAGTGGCGGTGGCATTTCCCGATAAGGTGGTGGGGGTATCGGTGGTTAAGCGAGTTAAGGGGGTGGTTTCTCCAATATTCCCCTCTAGGTTGATTGTACCCGTGGCGGTTTGCAGGGTTAAATTATACCCGCCATCAATCTCACCGATGATATCAATGATACCGCCTCCGGCATCAACGGTCGTATCTCTATCCAGGATAACGGTTCCCTCGATTTGAATGGCATTGCTATTGGTGATGATTTCATCTTCCGGGGTGATGATTCCTCCAGCAGTGAGGGCGATCGCACCTCCGGTCCCGGAACTGCCCAGTGCGGTGATATTTCCTGGGGTAATATCGTCCCCGGCGACAATTGTAATATCCCCGCCATCCCCAGCAGATGAGGCATTCAAGATTCCGGTGGTAATATGTTTCCCGGCATTGAGTCCAATTCCTCCCGGGGCGATGATATCCCCGGTGATAATATGGGTCCCGGCATCCAGGGCGATCGAGGCATTTCCCACAATCCCATCGGGGGCGGAAATTGAACCCGCACCCTGGGGCGTTCTAATCAGCAAGGGATCGTTAAAGGTGAGAGAATTGGTAACCGTGGCAATCCCGCTACTGTTATTCCGGCCAATCGTGAGGGAAGCAAACCCCGGTTGTAACCACCCCAAATCGGTATCCGTGAGTTGGAAAAGGTGGGGATTTCCTATACCCGGTCCCCCGATCGCCATGTCTTGGGTGGGGTTAAAGGGTTGTAAGGTGAGGTGAGTGGTTCCCGAAACGACATCGGTAAAATGAATCCGATTGGCCGTGAGTTCCACATCCCCGGTGACGGTAATCGGGGTATTATAGGTTTGAGTCTGGGTAGTGGTGATATTCTTGCCGATCGCCGTCTGACCAGCATTCACTGTTAAAGCAACTAAAGGTCTCTCTTCCCCCACCACAGAATTAATCGTAACGGTTCCCCCTTCCGTCTGGAGGAACAAACTCGCATCCCCATTCACAGACCCTTCTAGGTTAATCTCTCCCTGGTTCTGGTACTGTTCAATGGTCAAGTCCTGATTAACCTGCAAATCGCCTTCAATGTTAATCGGATTAATATATCCTTGAATCGACTGCACCGAGATAGTCCCCGTCGGCGCAAATAAATCGATACTGCCGCCACTGGTCCCATTCGTGGTAGACCGAGACCCGATGCTATCGGTCCTAATGTTCCCCTGAGTGGCCGTGATCCGAATGTTACCCCCATCCCCGGCACTATAGGACCGAGAATCGATATTTCCTGTCAAAATCGAACGGGTGGCACTCTCTAAGGTAACGGCCCCACCGGATGCGCCACTACTGCGAGTGCTGATATCCCCGGTTTGTATATCCGTTCCAGCAGCGATCGCAATGACACCCCCATCCCCTTTCACCAACCCATCCATATAGGCAGCGGTACTGAGAATCCCGGTTTCTACTTGTCCCAAAGGGGCAGATAGGGTAATATTCCCACCCCCTTGCTGAATCAAATCCCCCAGCAAATTATCATTCGCCTCAGCGATAATATTTCCCGTGACAATATCTCCCCCGGTAGCGGTGAGGGTGACACTCCCGGCATTTCGGGCCACCAGTCCCACTACGAGGATGTTCGTACTAATATCACTCACATCTACATTTCCCAGGGTAATATTCACCCCGGAAATGTCTAAACTCCGACCCTTAGCGATAATGGATTGAGTCGGGTCCATTCTAAAATCGCCACTGCCGTTATTATTGGCATCCGCAATAATGGTCAGTTGTAAGGGATTTTCCCCCACGAGGGTTCCTCCGGGATTGGCAAAGTTCAGAGAGACTCCCGGGGCGATGATAATATCGTTACTCGCCTCCAGACGGATATCTGCAACAATCCCCTCTAACGTTCCCGCACTAATTGTATAGGTTATGCCTGGATCATTTGTCCCTAAAATTGTGCTGTTAAACAGCAGTTTATTGTTGTGAGTCCCGCCATTCGCCACAATTTCGATATTTTCTGGGTCCAGCAGCAAGTTCCCCACAGTTCCCCGGACTGCACTCAAGTCCACATCGCCGCGAAACAGGAGGGTTTCTTTCCCAGACACTTCCACAAAACCCCCATCCGATGGGGTTTCCTGACTGCCTCGGGCGGTGATACTTCCAGCAAACTCGGTGGTATCATCGGCCCATAAAATCACCCTACCGCCATCCCCTGCATGAATCGCATCTGCCGCAATTTCTGACCCTTCACTCACCACCGTTTGGGTGGCATTGGGAATATTTCCTCGTCCCTGAAAGTCTCCGCCAATTCTAATTGTCCCGCCACCACTCCCCGAGGCATCCAGAGTTCCTTCAACTACCGCTACCCGGTTGCCGAGGAGGGCGATTTGTCCTCCGGTGGTTTCCTCTGCCGAGACATCCACAGTCCCGGAAGTCATGACATCTTCTGGTTGTGCAGCAACGGTGACTCCTGAACCCGTGAGGGCGATGGTACCATCTGCCTGAACCGCAACGCCGGTGGCATGGGTGAGACTCCCTCCGACGAGCAACTCGGGTAACGACAAGGGGGCGATCGCCTCCAATAGTTGCGTCTCCTGGGGTCTCACCTCTAAACTCAGCAGATGATTTTCTTGGGAAATTCTCACGACACTTTCACCGGGAACCGCTGCGATCGTAATCCTTCCACCGGGAGAGGCAACGGTTCCCGTATTCAAAATGCTTCCGCCTAACAAGGTTAAATGATTCCCCGGTTGCAGGACTAACTCCCCAAAATTGGCAATACTTCCTGGTTGTTCTAACCCAAACGCAAACTGAGATGGGGTTCCCACTAAACTTGCCCAGTAATTTTCCCCGATCGCATTAAACCACCCGTCACCCAACCCGATTGCTGTGGCAGTCGTTGCTAAAAAGTCTCCGGGAACGTTAAGTTGCGCGTTCGACCCGAAGACAATTCCTGCGGGATTCATTAAATAGAGATTAGACGGACCCCCAGTGATTTGAATTAATCCATTAATATAAGAGGCATCGCCTCCCGTGATTCGTCCCAAAATGTTAGCGATCGCCGGGTTGGACAGAAAATTCGCAATTTGTCCCGCCTCTAAATTGAAGCGGTCAAAACTGTGGAACAAATTGGCCCCATCTGCCGACTGCTGTCCCCCCTGAATATTAAATTGTGTTCCCTCCGTAGTAATTTGGGTCCCGGTCCCATCGGTTGCCGGATCAATACCTTGGGCCAACAAGGGATGTTGATGCGCCCCAATCACGGTGGCAACTAATCCAGTGATAATCCACTGAATCTGCTTGCCTGTAGATTGTTTGACTGGAGTCACCTCATCACCCATGATTCCCTTAACCTCCTAATCTGTGAAATTTTATCCCCTTAAGCACCCTTATTTTCCAAACTGATTAGCTGATTCTGGCAAACTTCACCCCATTTTTATCCGTTGCAGGGCGGTTTCTCTAGGCAGTGGAACTCAACAATAAGTTTATTTTGAGGTTTCTATTACTTTACTTGATTGTGTCCCCCTTTGACAACTTCAGTATTTCTACTCAATCCTTGTTTTAAATTCTGATAAAACGCATACTTAAAATTCCCTAAGTTAGGGACGGATTGACACAAATTCTTGAGAGGGAGAGATTCCCTGGGTTCAGGGGTCCGTTGCGTTAAAATTCCGCTTAACATTCTGCGGAAGTGGGTCCGGGGTGAGGCAGAGAGTTCAGGGACACCAAAAAACCCGGTTTCTCAGGGAAACCGGGTCAGAGTTAGATTAAACTAAGAGCCGATGAAGGATTAGGCCGGATTAGTTTGGGTAGATTTTTGTTTTTGCAACTTTCGGACAATCTCACCTTTTTCCAGGAGTCCGACTAACACGCCATTGTCATTAATCACAGGTAACTCAGAGAGTTCTCGGTCTTCGAGAATGGCGATCGCTTCAAGTAAGGTGACATTAGATTTGATGGTAGTCGTAGATTCCACAGTTTTCATCAAGTCTTTCACCTGGGTGTTCGGCCATTCCGAGGTAGAAATCAGTTTCAAATCATCCACGGCGATCGAACCGATTAAATATCCCGCCTCATCCGTGACTAAAAACTTGCGCCACTGGGTTTTGCTACCGATAATATACTCGTTGGCAAACTCACGCAAGGAGAGTTCCGCAGAGACAATCGGACTGTTGGGGTTAACCGCATCCGCAGCAGTATAGTGAGAAAGGGTATCTTGAATTGAGGCCGATTGTGCCGCAGTGCCAGCATTTTGAATCAGGAAGAACCCAATTAACAAGGTCCAGAAGCTGCCAATGTTGCTGATACCCAGGATGGACAACCCACCGAGAAGGACGGCAATCCAACCGAGTGCTTGTCCGACTCGTCCGGCAAAGATTACACCTTTATAGGGGTTGCCGGTAATTTTCCAGACGAGGGATTTGAGGATGTTCCCGCCATCGAGGGGTAAACCGGGAATGAGGTTAAATAGGGCTAACATTAAGTTGATCGAGGCCAACAGTCCCAGAATTGCAGCGACTGGGCCCGTGACTGGTGTTGTTAAGGCCACTGCATTAAAGAGTGCAAACAACAGTAAGCTCACTGCCGGACCTGCGATCGCCACCCAAAATGCCTCACCGGGGGTTTTGGACTCCCGTTCTAAACTCGCCAATCCCCCAAACAGGAACAAGGTGATAGATTTAACTTCAATTCCCTGACGAATGGCTACAAAGCTATGTCCCAGTTCATGGGCTAAGACTGAAGCAAACAGCAACAACGCCGCAACCAATCCTAATATCCAGGGGAAGATTAACCCCATTGCCGGAAATTGAGAGGCCAGGGCTCCGCCATAACTAAAAGTCACTAAAGCCAGCACTAAAAACCACGAAGGGTTTACATAAAAAGGAATTCCGAATAAGTTGCCGATGCGAATGTTGCCGTTCATATTGGCTCCGTCATTTATTAACAATTGAGATGCAGTGTTTTGCTT from Laspinema palackyanum D2c includes these protein-coding regions:
- a CDS encoding site-2 protease family protein, which codes for MNGNIRIGNLFGIPFYVNPSWFLVLALVTFSYGGALASQFPAMGLIFPWILGLVAALLLFASVLAHELGHSFVAIRQGIEVKSITLFLFGGLASLERESKTPGEAFWVAIAGPAVSLLLFALFNAVALTTPVTGPVAAILGLLASINLMLALFNLIPGLPLDGGNILKSLVWKITGNPYKGVIFAGRVGQALGWIAVLLGGLSILGISNIGSFWTLLIGFFLIQNAGTAAQSASIQDTLSHYTAADAVNPNSPIVSAELSLREFANEYIIGSKTQWRKFLVTDEAGYLIGSIAVDDLKLISTSEWPNTQVKDLMKTVESTTTIKSNVTLLEAIAILEDRELSELPVINDNGVLVGLLEKGEIVRKLQKQKSTQTNPA
- a CDS encoding CHAT domain-containing protein → MGDEVTPVKQSTGKQIQWIITGLVATVIGAHQHPLLAQGIDPATDGTGTQITTEGTQFNIQGGQQSADGANLFHSFDRFNLEAGQIANFLSNPAIANILGRITGGDASYINGLIQITGGPSNLYLMNPAGIVFGSNAQLNVPGDFLATTATAIGLGDGWFNAIGENYWASLVGTPSQFAFGLEQPGSIANFGELVLQPGNHLTLLGGSILNTGTVASPGGRITIAAVPGESVVRISQENHLLSLEVRPQETQLLEAIAPLSLPELLVGGSLTHATGVAVQADGTIALTGSGVTVAAQPEDVMTSGTVDVSAEETTGGQIALLGNRVAVVEGTLDASGSGGGTIRIGGDFQGRGNIPNATQTVVSEGSEIAADAIHAGDGGRVILWADDTTEFAGSITARGSQETPSDGGFVEVSGKETLLFRGDVDLSAVRGTVGNLLLDPENIEIVANGGTHNNKLLFNSTILGTNDPGITYTISAGTLEGIVADIRLEASNDIIIAPGVSLNFANPGGTLVGENPLQLTIIADANNNGSGDFRMDPTQSIIAKGRSLDISGVNITLGNVDVSDISTNILVVGLVARNAGSVTLTATGGDIVTGNIIAEANDNLLGDLIQQGGGNITLSAPLGQVETGILSTAAYMDGLVKGDGGVIAIAAGTDIQTGDISTRSSGASGGAVTLESATRSILTGNIDSRSYSAGDGGNIRITATQGNIRTDSIGSRSTTNGTSGGSIDLFAPTGTISVQSIQGYINPINIEGDLQVNQDLTIEQYQNQGEINLEGSVNGDASLFLQTEGGTVTINSVVGEERPLVALTVNAGQTAIGKNITTTQTQTYNTPITVTGDVELTANRIHFTDVVSGTTHLTLQPFNPTQDMAIGGPGIGNPHLFQLTDTDLGWLQPGFASLTIGRNNSSGIATVTNSLTFNDPLLIRTPQGAGSISAPDGIVGNASIALDAGTHIITGDIIAPGGIGLNAGKHITTGILNASSAGDGGDITIVAGDDITPGNITALGSSGTGGAIALTAGGIITPEDEIITNSNAIQIEGTVILDRDTTVDAGGGIIDIIGEIDGGYNLTLQTATGTINLEGNIGETTPLTRLTTDTPTTLSGNATATLLDFGDSLVLTGNLRLRGEEIDLGGPVSGTGDLTLEPFTANQPIASGYAENNTPALDLTLTELNQFQNGFNSITIGRTDGTGPIDLNQVAISDPLTVRSQTGMINLHNTVRGTDNASVTLSTTRKIQLLNPATVETTNGEITFDGTVNGNQNLTVTAGNSSINFNSSIGAVTSLNDITLTADDINFRGTIRGQGNLVLQPFTPSLDIKLGGINIDHNSALTLSTTELDLLQTGFNSITIGRTDGTGTTTLEAGRAKVEFRDSLILRGNTVELAGEIRGENDSSITFEGNSIILEDNTAVETGQGDITFAGTLHGDRALTLKAENGTVRLQTANLAELNATAVETILDGDIVTTQSNGITLQSSNIQLNRDITLDTSAANGPIKLGGTVNGSQELTLNSGTGNLEIMKAIGNIIPLIGLEIQAGDITVDAPVAVELGGMTLDATGTVHLNRPIATEGNTQVTAVGNITTRDLTAGNITLESTSGTVAVGPLTTQADNGGAIVLSANTGITAGNINSSANLGTGGTLTVNTTTGNIVLGNINTSGVTAGGVVSIETGNNITIGSVNSRATAGNGGNIALTGSNGTLAPGIITSGDLNASGALNGGSIQVLAETAIFAGAIAATGTVGAGGNVTLDPEGDIQVSWINTQGGTIGGTVDITTGTNFRATGTFTAANGQGASISTIGGTGSGAIIIRHGGDGIVPFIVGDASINGTAGALTTGTGEIRNDSFLYTFTQGNIGIYSVPEPTPAPVESSLPAPAPTPEPTPAPVESSLPAPAPTPAPVESSLPAPAPTPAPVESSAPTPAPTPAPVESSAPTPAPTPAPVASSTPVPIQSPPEASRPLPTPKPAGNIPRVSIAPISPMELPPSAQSLDPGPHQVIGPESERSPIWVTPELGESIKLPRISPSEGEVVAHPGGELPAIAPDTNNLPLLELPAEVTETLPEPLSQPTGETVSESGQGEIAPLSEPLTSGTPGDRVSVTPLNYSGGQPLEPLGDPGWIFNEILSIDSSIWYHWAVRENSNLSDTEIAQGKKMLESLKQMKSTVGNLIPNANLRELFLISHQQENHSISSRVMGAYPPAQPFLEGEKSEQIISRLELAFANQNPEELIWALEESRNQEFQDYLGITANLPSQHLTLGSFQATLKNLKAQTGKQAAILYVISRGDRLEIILVPPVGTPIHKTIFEATPEVLFPVVNEFRWEITDPRRKNMNNYFASGKQLYDWIIGPVAEELKNLEIDTLMFSLDPGLRSLPVAALFDGEQFLVERYSLSLIPSFSLTAHSYMPIQNAPVLAMGASKFTQHSPLPAVPLELTHIGEQTGSQHSFLNEEFTLENLVRSHQEDNFKIIHLATHAEFQTGDRTNSYIQLWDRRLNLDEMTTLELDMPKVELLVLSACRTALGDREAELGFAGLAVQSGVKTAIASLWYVNDEATLGLMTELYHHLNLVPLKADALRQAQLAMLRQEVRIESDRLIHSQGAIDLPPELSDEGSYPLSHPYYWSGFTAIGSPW